One segment of Apus apus isolate bApuApu2 chromosome 1, bApuApu2.pri.cur, whole genome shotgun sequence DNA contains the following:
- the SON gene encoding protein SON isoform X1, with protein sequence MASLPPTPPGLEPAATHSPALQPTMATPPPPLQPAESGKVEGQPNGDTIPAEQANPSDDTVAGAGSRQNDQIVQKIEEVLSGALDTELQCKSDVDKNTVKNSTKSAKRSSTGEDEIPKKKSKKNKKHKSKKKKKKKKKRKKEKKHKKQPKESKLTTRHGEHGDVQPASLLMPETASSIVSVQHVGFGDANLAVHVQPQELCLKASEELDRQASGLVSQQSTENLGSERETLCATNPPFNLEGSQSDTQGNASIAEICTREEQITQSHENIYPIAINASGNDVLVDTGNYNLSCIPSGVANKSEIQQGSSATPASEVTETVEGSEAYLQLVAQSGAKELEAAAEPESLASDMTTIPTSASQADLSTVKVAHMSVAVEEVKIPEATEKLLHIGNVKYLERSLELGGVSRTLEPSLKPSIGSDHFSAMQCSPTEGSSILKADVSLQHPFKISAVTQVEIESAKIPLGPGAVTEVKDIEPARSSVPKTLVTVMEPVGIAAKDVKAADPAAVLNVSQVFLQPKVLTETRSVDRTQELALPTELTDVKLVAGAKYLRTILDPAAVPQTFVPQTSQAALQMENTNASKMSESALEAVAVTEAKDSEPASLLRRPEEQRESRSESEATLDSTAVLKDSMTGVEVGSDAGLLALEAGSVRPVRRLETTLGPVAETERKYSEADLDRARAQMMTSSSHMHRTGAKDLGDSASVGVAKIQALEAVLQPGTLQERSERSPDSVASYVSMEPVMHLEPTAEREATVKVRGLDNLSEVEAVAEIKDVEVSSKTSHLTQMKNLEMVMESGTRTLMQALGRTLASEVVGEVRHSEVVPEDPNKAKTMSKEVIEPVQSLETSSKSVQEQIVGHSEAASESLPGMEEKTVASEILTEGRNLKGTLESQILTDVRTQGPTVEYIIATRRKSTHKSVPLLTNEKDLEEASETEKAMSATVEVEGSETVEEPEVHMDIQGLEASQNSGNVAAVNVLEHVSESLHAEKQEHLQAVLEAKLAGEWQSREEASESAAEMNFFEAVPKPGDMKDLETTVEHEVAAEVHYVEEVQDRQVEDAVVPGQAEEGEILVEKTDEEQIQASEPLIAETVFSSSHAGDERDSTETPESEIIRDMNQMEAAPAHVAETKDLETPSLPETGAEAVMGLEAEAKDLEAAPVPEAVTEVVPVHVAEAGELEVLPQAEAFKEATPEHESEKRDSETSDVQPDVAARMRETLMRLEKVEKSSHRSSDKKHDAKKQKRSRSKSQSRSRKRKKKSRSRSTSRRLTSKRGRSRSRNYSDSRKKHSKSRSRSVEKRVSSRRSRRRRSRSSDRYRSKSRSAEKRLSSGRSRHRRSRSSDRYRSKSGSVEKRLSSRRSRHRRSRSSDRYRSKSVSVEKRLSSRRSGRRRSRSSDRYRSKSRSVEKRLSSRRSGRRRSRSSDRYRSKSRSLEKRQSSRRSGRRRSRSSDRYRSKSRSVEKRLSSRRSGRRRSRSSDRYRSKSRSVEKGESRLSSWRSRRRRSRSSDRSKSRSRSSEKRGGKEYSWRFRNRSVSSDRSKSRSRSVEKRGRKASLRRSKRQHSKSSDRYKSRSRSVEKRDRKQSSRKSKRQRSKSSDHYKSRSKSVEKKKESSRKAKRRRSKSSERYKSRSRSVEKKRKESSKKSKRKRSKSSESVKSRSKSVEKRDDKLSSVKGSSKHMESSELQESTKCLEKDDVPEPSFGSGDSSTKSSNGPVSVALSVEGLNGPELPPASEGGFSKTSDSIDQSSASVDKTVFEFDSSKTPDNQESESMPVEKPQVSELSVMCENGSAEKAASVESSSLPELTYSTSRSRSPSVEKISGPETSLVTEFQLSASHEDEMRSTSLKEIEGPEPILTLESGCSVYCDDNKTVSSSGKTEVQESSLISEGVLSDLSDGHELRHTPTEKTEPQKFLQVPESESSKLADSPESRSLLFETVEAQKSSVAPEGTCTAFPNVSESASLSIERGQMQEPFLASDSGHFKSLDGHESGSSFAAQMGELPKSPDGNEQVSLPVEKVKSPAVYLTSECGQVEISDVVLTTVGQSCKSSEVHESSSSVDKDLDGPRLSQVLHHPESSELHELRYLPDGKIEGKGSFVLSKRGIPVCHDGHKSKHNYLEKTEGAELSAASELRCSLFPEGYKLTSTAVGKAEIQKPSLLESESVSTSTENLEASVSSLTSEDGLFLLPDSNELRPIPDEKVEVQKTSELQCIAPTDGHKLRSAYDEEKQVQESSLILESRYSVSSDGHELTSTPFEKSEVEEPSQIPENEYTIGLDGPELMSTPAEKTEMRELYRMSEERCLVPIESQELQSPPVEKIEMQEPAVIENEYAVSWEGQELRSSSPEKVELQEASVVPDNEYAVSSDDHELPCSLAEKSEVQEYLLSENEYAVSPEVREMSASPAEKEVQEPSLTSDNEYAIFHEGQGLQSTHAEKTVEQEPSVVPESQYAASPEAQELLFSLTEKTETQECSLLSENEYDVSPDGHNLRSSPREKEEMEEPSETSESESSMSTDGQELQSTLVEKTEVQELSLMSEGECAMSPEGQELQSSPAERVEAENERALSPEEYGSRLTHAEKTEGIDSSMTPENDHLLSFENEEVRFTPVQKADVPELSPTPENECAASPDGQELRFHPLGKVGSLRLLTQNDKASMSPDDSDLKSIPVEKMDEAVPSLMPESGYSMSPDGYSVKSGPVEETGDLEPSSISERRHSTSSYQESNELRSPMEEEGLEFSLTSEHRRSMSPEGHDQKSTIDEEADDLTPSLTSEHRRSTSPDDHESQSSGEEAEYLEQPLTTERRSSVSSDEHESRSTTGEEVEDAEPSLTAERRDSTSSDEHESATGEDVEDGEPSLTAERRHSTSSDDRESRSTTGEEIEDLEPSLTAEHRRSMSPDGRESRSTTGEEAEDQELSLTVERRHSTSSDEHESRSSVGEEGDDVEPSLTAERRDSTSSDEHESRSTTGEEAEDMEASLTTDHRRSTSPDGRESRSTTGEEGDDVEPSLTAERRDSTSSDERESSSGEEDADQSLADEDKQDSMPLERSEEQDSSFVPDRRSESSEREKSRSKSVDKISDKESSRRSVSRQSRSPTRQKSRSVSVEKAEDKESSQRSRRRRSRSTAHQRSRSTSVEKAADKESSRRSRRRRSRSTAHQRSRSKSVEKTADKESSRRSRSRRSRSSQRRSQRYDTESRSRRNRSRSVTRRRASRSKSNRRSRSSSLSRSRHRRRSRSRSASRRRRSLSRDRRKRSQRNRSRSTDRRRRRSDSRDRRISIRLRSRSRTPIRQRRSRSRGRRRSSSRSPIRLRRSRSSGRRRYSRSPDRRRSRSSERFSSRSPKRLTDLDKAQLLEIAKANAAAMCAKSGVPLPPSLMPLLSQKKDDKANQKSSRDTLKELTEKCKKIAQSTDDVIVNKPHVSDEEEEERPFYHHPFKLSEPKPIFFNLSTPSIKPAPPPQPKNQVSLSKEFPVSSGSQHRKKEADSVYGEWVPVEKGKEDSKDDVFPKPAIECVDITTAMNDRAMAQKRLNENSFDLEAMCMLNRAQEQIDAWAQSNSIPGQFTGSTGAQILSSDELTNSGPQAWIRKDQFLRAAPVTGGMGAQLMRKMGWREGEGLGKNKEGSVEPIMVDFKTDRKGLVAVGEKAQKRSGHYVVMKDLSGKHPVSALMEICNKRRWTPPEFVLVDDSGPDHRKHFIFKVRVNGNEYRPTFASLNKKHAKATAATAALQAMGLVPKESMVNTTMFRSASHR encoded by the exons TGGAAAGGTAGAAGGCCAGCCCAATGGTGACACAATCCCAGCTGAGCAAGCCAACCCTTCAGATGACACTGTTGCTGGTGCTGGGAGTCGTCAGAATGATCAGATAGTGCAGAAAATAGAGGAAGTGCTCTCTGGAGCCCTTGATACAGAACTGCAGTGCAAATCAG ATGTAgacaaaaatactgtgaaaaataGTACTAAGTCTGCAAAAAGAAGCTCTACTGGTGAAGATGAAATTCCTaagaaaaaatcaaagaagaacaagaaacacaaaagcaagaagaagaagaaaaagaagaagaaaaggaagaaagaaaaaaagcataaaaagcaGCCAAAGGAGTCAAAGTTGACTACACGTCATGGAGAACATGGAGATGTGCAGCCTGCTTCTCTTCTGATGCCAGAGACAGCAAGCTCCATAGTGAGTGTACAGCATGTAGGATTTGGAGATGCAAATCTGGCTGTCCATGTGCAGCCTCAAGAACTGTGCTTAAAAGCAAGTGAGGAGCTTGATAGGCAAGCTTCAGGACTTGTTTCTCAGCAATCTACAGAAAATCTTGGAAGTGAGAGGGAGACTTTGTGTGCAACAAATCCTCCATTTAATTTAGAAGGCAGCCAATCTGATACCCAAGGAAATGCTAGTATAGCTGAAATTTGCACTAGAGAAGAACAAATTACACAGtctcatgaaaatatttatcctATAGCTATTAATGCAAGTGGAAATGATGTTCTTGTTGATACTGGAAATTATAATTTGTCTTGCATCCCATCTGGAGTTGCCAATAAatctgaaattcagcaaggTTCATCAGCAACTCCAGCATCAGAGGTAACAGAAACAGTAGAAGGTTCAGAAGCATATCTACAGCTTGTGGCACAGAGTGGAGCAAAAGAGttagaagcagctgcagaacctGAGTCTTTAGCAAGTGATATGACAACAATTCCTACATCTGCAAGTCAGGCAGATCTGAGTACTGTGAAGGTAGCTCACATGTCTGTGGCTGTGGAAGAAGTGAAAATTCCAGAAGCAACTGAAAAATTGCTGCATATTGGTAATGTGAAGTATTTGGAAAGATCTTTGGAGTTAGGGGGTGTGAGCAGGACTTTGGAGCCATCCCTGAAGCCTTCAATTGGATCTGATCATTTTAGTGCAATGCAGTGCAGCCCCACAGAGGGTTCAAGCATCTTGAAGGCAGATGTATCTTTGCaacatccttttaaaatatctgcagtGACCCAAGTTGAAATAGAAAGTGCCAAAATACCCCTGGGACCAGGAGCTGTTACAGAAGTGAAGGATATTGAACCAGCTAGAAGCTCTGTGCCCAAAACCTTGGTAACAGTCATGGAACCTGTGGGTATTGCAGCAAAAGATGTCAAAGCAGCTGAtcctgcagcagtgctgaaTGTGTCACAAGTGTTCCTGCAACCTAAAGTCTTGACAGAAACAAGAAGTGTGGATAGAACCCAGGAATTGGCACTTCCAACAGAATTGACAGACGTGAAATTGGTTGCAGgagcaaaatatttaagaacaaTCTTAGATCCTGCAGCAGTTCCACAGACCTTTGTTCCCCAAACAAGTCAAGCTGCTctgcaaatggaaaatactAATGCTTCAAAAATGTCAGAATCAGCTCTTGAGGCTGTAGCTGTAACAGAGGCAAAAGATTCAGAACCTGCTTCATTATTGAGACGaccagaagagcagagagaatCAAGATCTGAGAGTGAAGCAACATTAGATTCAACAGCAGTGTTAAAAGATAGTATGACAGGAGTAGAAGTAGGCTCAGATGCAGGTCTTCTAGCTCTGGAAGCTGGATCTGTGAGACCAGTGAGAAGGTTGGAAACTACTTTAGGACCTGtagcagagacagaaaggaaatactCAGAAGCAGACCTTGACAGAGCCAGGGCACAGATGATGACATCTTCATCACACATGCATAGGACAGGTGCAAAAGATTTAGGAGATTCAGCCTCTGTAGGTGTGGCAAAGATACAAGCTTTGGAAGCAGTCTTGCAGCCTGGAACCTTACAAGAAAGGTCAGAAAGGAGTCCTGATTCTGTGGCTTCATATGTAAGCATGGAACCAGTTATGCATTTGGAAcccacagcagagagagaagccaCTGTAAAAGTGAGAGGTTTAGACAACTTGTCAGAAGTTGAGGCAGTTGCAGAGATAAAAGATGTGGAAGTGAGTTCAAAAACTTCACACTTaacacagatgaaaaatttGGAAATGGTTATGGAATCTGGAACAAGGACACTAATGCAAGCCTTGGGAAGGACATTGGCTTCTGAGGTGGTTGGAGAAGTGAGGCATTCTGAAGTTGTGCCAGAAGATCCAAACAAAGCGAAGACCATGAGCAAAGAAGTGATAGAACCTGTGCAATCTTTAGAAACAAGTTCAAAATCTGTACAGGAACAAATAGTAGGCCATTCAGAAGCAGCATCAGAGTCTTTGCCtggaatggaagaaaaaactgTGGCATCAGAAATACTGACCGAAGGAAGAAACTTGAAAGGAACTTTAGAATCTCAGATTTTGACAGATGTGAGAACTCAGGGACCTACTGTAGAATATATAATTGcaacaaggaggaaaagcacacacaaaagtGTACCCTTGCTTACCAATGAAAAAGATTTGGAAGAAGCTTCAGAAACTGAGAAAGCAATGTCTGCAACAGTAGAGGTAGAAGGTTCTGAAACAGTTGAAGAGCCTGAGGTACACATGGATATCCAGGGTTTGGAAGCTTCCCAAAACTCTGGAAATGTGGCAGCTGTGAATGTTTTAGAGCATGTTTCAGAATCTTTGCATGCTGAAAAGCAAGAACACCTACAAGCAGTTCTAGAAGCAAAACTTGCAGGAGAATGGCAGAGTAGAGAGGAGGCCTCAGAGAGTGCTGCTGAAATGAACTTTTTTGAAGCAGTTCCAAAGCCAGGGGATATGAAAGATCTGGAAACAACAGTGGAACATGAGGTGGCAGCAGAAGTACACTATGTGGAAGAGGTCCAGGATCGACAAGTGGAGGATGCGGTAGTTCCAGGTCAAGCTGAGGAAGGCGAGATACTGGTTGAGAAGACGGATGAAGAGCAAATTCAAGCATCCGAGCCTTTAATAGCAGAAACAGTTTTTAGTTCTTCACATGCAGGAGATGAGAGAGATTCAACAGAGACTCCTGAATCTGAAATAATCAGAGACATGAATCAGATGGAAGCAGCTCCAGCTCATGTGGCAGAAACAAAAGACTTGGAAACACCTTCTCTTCCTGAGACTGGTGCAGAAGCAGTCATGGGATTGGAGGCAGAGGCAAAAGATTTGGAAGCAGCTCCAGTACCCGAGGCTGTTACAGAAGTCGTTCCAGTACACGTGGCAGAGGCAGGCGAGTTAGAAGTCCTTCCACAGGCTGAGGCTTTCAAAGAAGCAACTCCAGAACATGAGTCAGAGAAAAGAGATTCAGAAACCTCTGATGTGCAACCTGATGTGGCGGCACGAATGAGGGAGACTCTGATGAGACTTGAGAAGGTTGAAAAAAGTAGCCATAGAAGCAGTGATAAAAAACATgatgcaaagaaacagaaaaggagtcGCTCCAAATCTCAGTCCAGGTctaggaagaggaagaaaaaatcgAGGTCACGTTCTACTTCCAGACGTTTGACTTCTAAAAGAGGACGTTCTAGGAGCAGAAACTATTCAGATTCCAGAAAAAAGCATTCCAAATCTAGATCTCGATCTGTGGAGAAGAGAGTGTCTTCCCGGAGATCCAGACGCAGACGTTCCAGGTCATCTGACCGTTACAGGTCTAAATCCAGATCAGCAGAGAAGAGATTGTCCTCTGGGAGGTCCAGACACAGACGTTCCAGGTCTTCTGATCGCTACAGGTCTAAGTCCGGGTCAGTGGAAAAGCGACTGTCTTCCAGAAGGTCCAGGCATAGACGTTCCAGGTCTTCAGACCGCTACAGGTCTAAATCTGTGTCAGTGGAAAAGCGACTGTCCTCCCGAAGGTCTGGACGCAGACGTTCCAGGTCTTCGGACCGCTACAGGTCTAAGTCTAGGTCAGTGGAAAAGCGACTATCCTCCCGAAGGTCAGGGCGCAGACGTTCCAGGTCTTCGGACCGCTACAGGTCTAAGTCCAGGTCTCTGGAAAAGCGACAGTCCTCCCGAAGGTCTGGACGCAGACGTTCCAGGTCTTCAGACCGCTACAGGTCTAAATCGCGATCAGTGGAAAAGCGACTGTCCTCCCGAAGGTCTGGACGCAGACGTTCCAGGTCATCTGACCGCTACAGGTCTAAATCACGATCAGTGGAAAAGGGGGAGAGCAGGTTGTCCTCCTGGAGATCCCGCCGCAGACGTTCCAGGTCCTCTGACCGTTCTAAATCTAGATCCAGGTCTTCAGAAAAGAGAGGGGGCAAAGAATACTCATGGAGGTTCAGGAATAGGTCTGTTTCCTCTGATCGTTCAAAGTCTAGGTCAAGATCTGTTGAGAAGAGAGGTCGGAAGGCATCTCTGCGGAGGTCTAAACGTCAGCACTCAAAGTCCTCTGACCGTTACAAGTCTAGATCCAGATCAGTAGAAAAAAGGGATCGAAAGCAGTCATCGCGGAAGTCTAAACGTCAGCGCTCAAAGTCTTCTGACCATTACAAGTCTAGATCcaaatcagtggaaaaaaagaaggagtCCTCTCGAAAAGCTAAGCGTCGCCGCTCAAAATCTTCTGAACGTTACAAGTCTAGGTCTCGGTCTGTTGAAAAAAAGCGCAAGGAATcttcaaaaaaatccaaacGGAAACGTTCTAAGTCCTCTGAAAGTGTTAAGTCAAGGTCCAAATCTGTAGAAAAAAGAGACGATAAGTTATCCTCAGTAAAAGGCAGTAGCAAGCATATGGAGTCTTCTGAACTTCAGGAGTCAACCAAATGTCTTGAAAAAGATGATGTTCCTGAACCTTCTTTTGGAAGTGGAGACAGCTCCACCAAATCCTCTAATGGTCCTGTGTCAGTAGCTTTGTCTGTTGAAGGACTAAATggcccagagctgcctccagcaTCTGAAGGTGGATTTTCCAAAACTTCTGATAGTATTGATCAAAGCTCCGCATCTGTAGACAAAACAGTGTTTGAATTTGATAGCTCCAAAACCCCAGATAACCAGGAATCTGAATCCATGCCTGTGGAAAAACCACAGGTTTCAGAGCTTTCTGTGATGTGTGAAAATGGATCAGCTGAAAAAGCAGCGTCTGTGGAGTCTTCATCACTACCTGAACTTACGTACTCCACATCCAGGTCAAGATCTCCATCTGTTGAAAAAATCAGCGGTCCAGAAACTTCTTTGGTAAcagaatttcagctttctgcatCCCATGAAGATGAGATGAGATCTACCTCTCTCAAAGAAATAGAGGGTCCGGAGCCTATTCTGACACTTGAAAGTGGGTGCTCTGTATATTGTGATGATAACAAGACAGTCTCCTCATCTGGAAAAACTGAGGTTCAGGAGTCTTCTCTAATATCTGAAGGTGTACTTTCTGACTTGTCTGATGGTCATGAATTGAGACATACCCCCACTGAAAAAACTGAGCCCCAGAAGTTTTTGCAAGTACCTGAGAGTGAATCTTCCAAATTGGCTGACAGCCCTGAGTCAAGATCACTATTGTTTGAAACAGTAGAGGCTCAAAAATCCTCTGTAGCACCTGAAGGTACATGCACTGCGTTCCCTAATGTCTCTGAGTCAGCCTCCTTGTCTATTGAAAGGGGCCAGATGCAGGAACCTTTCCTAGCTTCTGACAGTGGACACTTCAAATCTCTTGATGGACATGAATCAGGATCCAGCTTTGCTGCACAAATGGGTGAGCTTCCCAAGTCACCTGATGGAAATGAACAAGTATCTTTACCTGTTGAAAAAGTCAAGTCTCCAGCTGTTTACCTGACATCTGAGTGTGGTCAGGTTGAAATCTCGGATGTTGTGCTGACAACTGTAGGACAAAGCTGTAAGTCTTCTGAAGTTCATGAGTCCAGTTCATCTGTTGACAAAGATTTAGATGGTCCAAGACTTTCACAAGTACTTCACCACCCTGAGTCTTCTGAACTGCATGAATTGAGGTACCTGCCTGATGGAAAAATAGAGGGTAAAGGATCTTTTGTGTTATCTAAAAGGGGAATTCCTGTGTGCCATGATGGCCATAAATCAAAACACAATTACttggagaaaacagaaggtgCAGAACTGTCAGCAGCATCTGAGCTTAGGTGTTCTCTCTTCCCTGAAGGCTATAAATTGACATCCACTGCAGTTGGAAAAGCCGAGATACAAAAGCCCTCTCTCCTGGAAAGTGAGTCAGTAAGCACATCTACTGAAAATCTAGAGGCCTCAGTGAGTTCTCTGACATCTGAAGATGGGCTTTTCCTGTTGCCTGATAGTAATGAATTGAGACCTATCCCTGATGAAAAAGTAGAAGTGCAGAAGACATCTGAGCTCCAATGTATAGCACCCACTGATGGCCACAAGTTGAGATCTGCATATgatgaagaaaaacaggtaCAGGAGTCATCTCTGATACTGGAAAGCAGATACTCTGTTTCCTCTGATGGTCATGAGTTGACATCCACCCCATTTGAAAAATCTGAGGTAGAAGAGCCTTCTCAAATACCTGAAAATGAGTACACAATAGGGCTTGATGGTCCAGAGTTGATGTCAACCCCTGCCgaaaaaacagaaatgaggGAACTTTATCGGATGTCTGAAGAAAGATGTTTAGTGCCCATTGAGAGCCAGGAGTTGCAGTCACCTCCTGTTGAAAAGATAGAAATGCAAGAGCCTGCTGTGATTGAAAATGAATATGCTGTATCCTGGGAGGGCCAGGAGTTGAGATCTAGCTCGCCTGAAAAGGTAGAGTTGCAGGAGGCTTCTGTAGTACCTGACAATGAGTATGCTGTGTCTTCAGATGATCACGAGTTGCCTTGTTCCCTTGCTGAAAAATCAGAGGTACAGGAGTACTTGCTGTCTGAAAATGAATATGCTGTATCTCCTGAAGTCCGGGAGATGTCAGCCAGTCCTGCTGAAAAAGAGGTGCAAGAGCCTTCTCTAACATCTGACAATGAATATGCCATTTTTCATGAAGGCCAAGGATTACAGTCTACCCATGCTGAAAAAACAGTGGAGCAGGAGCCTTCAGTAGTACCAGAAAGTCAATATGCTGCATCCCCTGAAGCGCAAGAGTTGCTCTTTTCTCTTACTGAAAAAACAGAGACGCAGGAGTGTTCTTTGCTGTCTGAAAATGAGTATGATGTATCCCCTGATGGCCACAATTTGAGATCTAGTCCTcgtgaaaaagaagaaatggaggAACCTTCTGAAACGTCTGAAAGTGAAAGTTCGATGTCCACTGATGGCCAGGAGTTGCAGTCTACTCTTGTTGAAAAAACAGAGGTGCAGGAGTTGTCTTTGATGTCTGAAGGTGAATGTGCCATGTCCCCTGAAGGTCAGGAACTGCAGTCTAGCCCCGCTGAAAGAGTAGAGGCCGAAAATGAACGTGCTCTGTCCCCTGAAGAGTATGGTTCAAGATTGACTCATGCTGAGAAAACAGAGGGAATAGATTCTTCTATGACACCTGAAAATGACCATCTTTTGTCTTTTGAGAACGAAGAGGTAAGATTTACCCCTGTTCAAAAAGCAGATGTGCCAGAGCTGTCTCCAACACCTGAAAATGAATGTGCAGCATCTCCTGATGGACAGGAGTTGAGATTCCACCCTCTTGGAAAAGTAGGCAGTCTCAGACTTTTGACGCAGAATGATAAAGCCTCCATGTCCCCTGATGACAGTGATTTGAAATCCATCCCTGTTGAAAAAATGGATGAGGCAGTACCTTCCTTGATGCCTGAAAGTGGATATTCCATGTCCCCTGATGGCTACAGTGTGAAATCTGGCCCTGTTGAGGAAACAGGGGATCTAGAGCCCTCTTCGATATCTGAGCGTAGGCATTCCACTTCCTCATATCAAGAAAGTAATGAGCTAAGATCACCCATGGAGGAAGAGGGTCTGGAGTTCTCTTTGACTTCTGAGCATAGACGATCTATGTCCCCTGAGGGCCATGACCAGAAATCTACCATTGATGAAGAAGCGGATGATCTGACACCCTCTTTGACATCTGAACATAGGCGCTCCACATCTCCTGATGACCATGAGTCACAATCTAGTGGTGAAGAAGCAGAGTATTTGGAGCAGCCTTTGACAACGGAACGTAGAAGCTCTGTGTCCTCTGATGAGCATGAGTCAAGATCTACTACTGGGGAAGAGGTAGAGGATGCTGAGCCCTCCTTGACAGCTGAACGAAGAGACTCCACATCCTCTGATGAGCATGAGTCTGCCACTGGTGAAGATGTAGAAGATGGGGAACCCTCTTTGACAGCTGAACGTAGACACTCCACCTCCTCTGATGACCGTGAGTCAAGATCTACAACTGGTGAAGAAATAGAGGATTTGGAACCTTCTCTGACAGCTGAACATAGACGTTCCATGTCTCCTGATGGACGTGAGTCAAGGTCAACCACTGGTGAAGAAGCAGAGGACCAGGAGCTCTCTTTGACAGTTGAACGTAGACACTCCACATCCTCAGATGAACATGAGTCAAGGTCTTCTGTTGGTGAAGAAGGGGATGATGTGGAGCCCTCCTTGACAGCTGAACGAAGAGATTCCACATCATCGGATGAGCATGAGTCAAGATCTACCACTGGTGAAGAAGCAGAGGATATGGAAGCCTCTTTAACGACTGATCACAGACGTTCCACATCCCCTGATGGGCGTGAATCGAGGTCTACCACTGGTGAAGAAGGAGATGATGTGGAGCCCTCCTTGACAGCTGAACGAAGAGACTCCACATCTTCAGATGAGCGTGAGTCAAGCAGTGGTGAAGAGGATGCTGATCAGTCTTTGGCAGATGAAGATAAGCAGGATTCTATGCCTCTGGAGAGATCAGAGGAACAAGACTCTTCCTTTGTACCGGACAGGCGTTCTGAGTCTTCTGAACGTGAAAAATCTAGATCCAAATCTGTTGACAAAATATCTGACAAAGAGTCTTCACGAAGATCTGTAAGCAGACAGTCAAGATCTCCTACTCGCCAAAAGAGTCGATCTGTATCTgttgaaaaagcagaagacaaagaatCTTCACAGAGGTCTAGACGTAGACGCTCCAGGTCTACTGCTCACCAAAGGAGTCGATCAACATCtgttgaaaaagcagcagacaaaGAGTCTTCACGGAGGTCTAGACGTAGACGCTCCAGGTCCACTGCTCACCAAAGGAGTCGATCTAAATCTGTTGAAAAAACAGCAGACAAAGAATCTTCACGGAGGTCTCGAAGTAGACGCTCTAGGTCTTCCCAGCGCAGATCCCAGAGATACGATACAGAATCTCGTTCTAGACGGAATCGCTCCAGATCAGTAACACGGAGAAGAGCATCAAGATCAAAATCTAATCGTCGCTCTCGCTCTAGCTCATTGTCACGTTCAAGGCATAGAAGGAGGAGTCGGTCAAGATCAGCATCAAGAAGGCGGCGTTCTTTATCAAGAGATAGGCGTAAGAGATCTCAGAGGAATCGGTCTAGATCCACtgacagaagaagaagaagatcAGATTCGAGAGATCGTAGAATATCAATCAGATTACGGAGCAGGAGTCGAACACCTATTCGTCAAAGGCGATCAAGGTCAAGAGGAAGAAGACGGAGCTCTAGTAGGTCACCAATTCGTCTACGGCGATCACGATCTTCAGGGAGAAGAAGATACAGCAGATCACCTGACCGTCGTAGGTCGAGATCATCAGAGCGATTTTCGAGCAGGTCACCTAAACGTCTTACAGACTTGG ACAAGGCTCAGCTACTTGAAATAGCCAAAGCTAATGCAGCTGCCATGTGTGCTAAGTCTGGTGTTCCCTTACCACCAAGCCTGATGCCTTTGTTATCTCAGAAGAAAGACGACAAAGCCAATCAGAAGTCATCAAGAGATACACTAAAGGAGCTCACTGAG aaatgcaaGAAGATTGCTCAAAGCACAGATGATGTGATAGTGAACAAACCTCATGTTTctgatgaagaggaggaagaacgTCCTTTCTATCATCATCCTTTTAAGCTCAGTGAACCCAAAcctatttttttcaatttaagt acTCCCAGCATAaaaccagcaccaccaccacaaccAAAAAATCAGGTCAGCCTGTCAAAGGAATTTCCTGTTTCATCTGGGTCTCAACataggaaaaaagaagcagatagTGTCTATGGAGAATGGGTTCCAGttgaaaaaggcaaagaagatAGCAAGGATGATGTTTTCCCCAAACCAGCCATTGAG TGCGTGGACATAACTACAGCTATGAATGATAGAGCAATGGCTCAGAAACGGCTTAATGAAAACTCTTTTGATTTAGAGGCCATGTGCATGTTAAATCGTGCACAGGAACAG attGATGCCTGGGCTCAATCAAACTCCATACCTGGCCAGTTCACAGGAAGTACTGGAGCACAGATACTGTCTTCAGATGAGCTTACCAACAGTGGTCCCCAAGCATGGATTAGAAAG GATCAGTTCTTAAGAGCAGCCCCTGTAACTGGAGGAATGGGAGCTCAACTGATGAGAAAAATGggctggagagaaggagaagggcttggaaaaaacaaagaaggcaGCGTTGAGCCTATTATGGTTGATTTTAAGACGGATCGAAAAG gGCTTGTTGCTGTGGGAGAGAAGGCACAAAAGAGATCCGGACACTATGTTGTGATGAAGGATCTTTCAG GTAAACATCCAGTTTCAGCATTGATGGAGATCTGCAACAAAAGAAGATGGACACCACCTGAATTTGTGTTGGTGGATGATAGTGGGCCTGATCATCGCAAACATTTTATCTTTAAG GTGAGAGTCAATGGAAATGAATATAGGCCTACTTTTGCCAGCCTTAACAAGAAGCATGCTAAAGCCACAGCAGCAACTGCGGCTCTCCAAGCGATGGGACTTGTACCAAAGGAAAGCATGGTTAATACCACCATGTTTAGGAGTGCCTCACACCGCTAg